Proteins encoded by one window of Acidimicrobiales bacterium:
- a CDS encoding ribosome-binding factor A, with protein MGGTEGQHRYPRVFRLNQVLKEVLAEEIEWLSDAGGDLLTVTGVTVEPDLRHATVWLSSLTEGSRTLLEEHRVELQAAVARQTTMKRTPRLSFDVDPAVVQGAAIEDALRRISGAGGEEDR; from the coding sequence GTGGGCGGGACGGAGGGACAGCACCGCTACCCCCGCGTCTTCCGCCTGAACCAGGTGCTCAAGGAGGTCCTGGCCGAGGAGATCGAATGGCTCAGCGACGCCGGCGGGGACCTGCTGACCGTGACCGGCGTGACGGTCGAGCCCGATCTCCGTCATGCCACCGTGTGGCTCAGCTCCCTCACCGAGGGGTCGCGGACGCTGCTGGAGGAGCACCGGGTCGAGCTGCAGGCGGCGGTCGCGCGCCAGACGACGATGAAGCGCACCCCCCGGCTGAGCTTCGACGTGGATCCCGCGGTCGTGCAGGGCGCGGCCATCGAGGACGCCCTCCGCCGGATCTCCGGCGCCGGGGGGGAGGA
- a CDS encoding DUF503 domain-containing protein, giving the protein MRHRAVGLPGPAPRGRDRDVRGKGDPTHVAALRVELRLPESRSLKSKRALVKPILERARQRFSVSAAEVDHQDQWQRACLGMATVSSTPGHAEEILNEVERFVWSRPDVEVISTERGWLEMES; this is encoded by the coding sequence GTGCGGCATCGGGCTGTCGGACTTCCAGGACCTGCACCGCGGGGACGTGATCGAGACGTACGAGGAAAGGGAGATCCCACGCACGTAGCGGCGCTCAGGGTCGAGCTGCGGCTGCCCGAGAGCCGGTCGCTCAAGTCCAAGCGGGCCCTGGTCAAGCCGATCCTCGAGCGGGCCCGCCAGCGCTTCTCCGTCTCGGCCGCCGAGGTGGACCACCAGGACCAGTGGCAACGGGCGTGCCTGGGAATGGCCACGGTCTCGTCGACTCCCGGCCACGCCGAGGAGATCCTGAACGAGGTCGAGCGCTTCGTGTGGTCGCGGCCCGACGTCGAGGTCATCAGCACCGAGCGGGGCTGGCTGGAGATGGAGAGCTGA